One window of Xanthomonas sp. 10-10 genomic DNA carries:
- a CDS encoding S8 family serine peptidase, producing MNRSLLATTIASCLVLTACGGGGGGGNVRSEPPQSTVIAPAPTPTAPTTPGTTSDPLPKTAPVPTPAPARYQGVGSNLLVPINADLAQQAGARGQGVKLAVLDDNLMPSYAPIAGKVDGFTDYTASPGTPESSSNALRGHGTIVSALALGSAQDGFAGGVAPDADLFYARICAENSCGTQQARRAAVDLAASGVRIANLSLGASYADAASSANAAAAWRFALTPLVQADALIVASTGNEGAAEASYPAATPVQEASVRNNWLAVGAINVDSAGNAAGLTSYSNHCGAAAQWCLVAPGSFTAPALAGTELQGQIAGTSFSTAAVSGVAAQVLGVYPWMSASNLQQTLLTTATDLGDPGVDALYGWGLVNAAKAIKGPGQFASNWSATVGAGYDSTFSNDISGSGSLTKNGSGKLTLSGNNTYTGGTTITDGVLALSGSLRSDLVVANSATFESRGGVINGGYSLVNSTGTTAIELGKGLTVTGLASLKGNLLLLPEASGYSVGSSEKIVRAGVLQGTFDRVQYANNFFWTASLSYDPTTVTATLTRNASAASAQAAGAPQAVVNGAAQADALVKVLDTRVASGDTANLGGLISATGSLLAASNAQVAASLPTLAGQVHGIERTLGFQSALNDARVAADRLPYLADTTTLTTWMQGSYLDGDLSRSGFASADYTQQATTFGVDVPVGSVGTVVGAAVTSGQDRAHIDASASRLRSDRYAMTAYLYQPIGQAYLSGIGSYGMSNVETERNVQAGSVGERLQDRRHDTNWSLRAEVGLLPHAGLSPFVAAGVVSQTQDAFSEASVTGLGLSAGSDTLRAGYAEAGVRGHLAHGKWGFDGLVAYRSLLGNPNADFSAWFTGLPEARFNVAGTPVSRQAVRASVGVRYQVNDAFSLYGNVGAERGRSDSNSINANVGLRWQF from the coding sequence ATGAATCGCTCGCTACTTGCAACCACCATCGCCTCCTGTCTTGTCCTGACCGCATGTGGCGGCGGTGGCGGTGGCGGCAACGTCCGCAGTGAGCCGCCGCAGAGTACGGTGATTGCGCCGGCACCTACGCCGACCGCGCCGACCACTCCGGGCACCACCTCCGATCCGCTGCCCAAGACCGCGCCGGTTCCGACACCTGCGCCTGCCCGTTATCAAGGCGTCGGCAGCAATCTGCTGGTGCCGATCAATGCCGATCTGGCGCAGCAGGCCGGTGCCCGCGGCCAGGGCGTGAAGCTGGCGGTGCTGGACGACAACCTGATGCCGAGTTACGCGCCGATTGCCGGCAAGGTCGATGGCTTCACCGACTACACCGCCAGCCCGGGTACGCCCGAGTCGTCGTCCAACGCGCTGCGCGGCCATGGCACCATCGTCTCGGCGCTGGCGTTGGGCTCGGCGCAGGACGGCTTTGCCGGTGGCGTCGCTCCGGATGCGGACCTGTTCTATGCGCGGATCTGCGCAGAGAATTCCTGCGGTACCCAGCAGGCCCGCCGCGCGGCGGTGGATCTGGCCGCCTCCGGCGTGCGCATCGCCAATCTGTCGCTGGGCGCCTCGTATGCCGACGCCGCCAGCAGCGCCAATGCGGCAGCCGCCTGGCGATTTGCGCTGACGCCGCTGGTGCAGGCAGACGCGCTGATCGTCGCCTCGACCGGCAACGAAGGCGCCGCCGAAGCCTCGTATCCGGCGGCGACGCCGGTGCAGGAAGCCAGCGTGCGCAACAACTGGCTGGCGGTGGGCGCGATCAATGTCGACAGTGCCGGCAATGCGGCCGGTCTGACCAGCTATTCCAACCATTGTGGCGCCGCTGCGCAATGGTGCCTGGTGGCACCGGGCAGCTTCACCGCTCCGGCGCTGGCCGGCACCGAATTGCAGGGCCAGATCGCCGGCACCTCGTTCTCCACCGCTGCGGTCAGCGGCGTCGCGGCGCAGGTTCTGGGCGTGTATCCGTGGATGAGCGCCTCCAACCTGCAACAGACCCTGCTGACCACCGCTACCGACCTGGGCGACCCGGGCGTGGATGCGCTGTATGGCTGGGGCCTGGTCAACGCGGCCAAGGCGATCAAGGGCCCGGGCCAGTTTGCCAGCAACTGGTCCGCCACCGTGGGTGCAGGCTACGACAGCACCTTCAGCAACGACATTTCAGGCAGCGGCAGCCTGACCAAGAATGGCAGCGGCAAACTCACCCTGAGCGGCAACAACACCTATACCGGCGGCACCACGATTACTGACGGCGTACTGGCGCTGTCCGGCAGCCTGCGCTCGGATCTTGTGGTGGCCAACTCGGCCACCTTCGAGTCGCGCGGCGGCGTGATCAACGGCGGCTACAGCCTGGTCAACAGCACCGGCACCACCGCCATCGAATTGGGCAAGGGGTTGACCGTCACAGGCTTGGCCAGCCTGAAGGGCAATCTGCTGTTGCTGCCGGAAGCGTCCGGCTACAGCGTCGGCAGCAGCGAGAAGATCGTAAGGGCCGGTGTCCTGCAGGGCACGTTCGACCGCGTGCAGTACGCCAACAATTTCTTTTGGACCGCATCGCTTTCCTACGACCCGACCACTGTCACCGCAACCCTGACCCGCAATGCGTCGGCCGCCAGTGCGCAGGCCGCGGGTGCGCCGCAGGCCGTGGTCAACGGCGCTGCCCAGGCTGATGCGCTGGTCAAGGTGCTGGACACCCGCGTGGCATCCGGCGACACCGCAAATTTGGGTGGTCTGATCAGCGCCACCGGCTCGCTGCTGGCGGCATCCAATGCGCAGGTTGCCGCATCGCTGCCGACCCTGGCCGGCCAGGTGCACGGTATCGAGCGCACGCTGGGCTTCCAGTCGGCACTCAACGATGCGCGTGTTGCTGCCGATCGCCTGCCCTACCTGGCCGACACCACCACGCTGACCACCTGGATGCAGGGCAGCTACCTGGATGGCGATCTGAGCCGCAGCGGGTTTGCATCGGCCGACTACACCCAGCAGGCCACCACCTTCGGTGTGGATGTGCCGGTCGGCAGTGTCGGCACGGTGGTGGGCGCTGCGGTGACCTCCGGTCAGGACCGCGCGCACATCGATGCTTCGGCCAGCCGTCTGCGCTCGGACCGTTACGCAATGACCGCGTACCTGTACCAGCCGATCGGCCAGGCGTACCTGTCGGGCATCGGTTCGTATGGCATGAGCAATGTGGAGACCGAGCGCAACGTGCAGGCCGGCAGCGTCGGCGAGCGCTTGCAGGACCGTCGCCACGACACCAACTGGTCGCTGCGCGCGGAGGTCGGCCTGCTGCCGCATGCCGGGCTGTCGCCCTTCGTTGCCGCAGGTGTGGTCAGCCAGACCCAGGATGCCTTCAGCGAAGCCTCGGTGACCGGTCTGGGCCTGAGCGCCGGCAGCGATACCTTGCGCGCGGGGTATGCCGAGGCGGGCGTGCGCGGCCATCTGGCACACGGCAAGTGGGGCTTCGATGGTCTGGTCGCCTACCGCTCGTTGCTGGGCAACCCCAACGCCGACTTCAGCGCCTGGTTCACCGGCTTGCCGGAAGCGCGCTTCAACGTGGCCGGGACGCCGGTGTCCAGGCAGGCCGTGCGCGCCTCGGTCGGCGTGCGGTACCAGGTCAACGACGCGTTCTCGCTGTACGGCAATGTGGGCGCCGAGCGTGGACGTTCCGATTCCAACAGCATCAACGCCAATGTCGGTCTACGCTGGCAGTTCTGA
- a CDS encoding carboxymuconolactone decarboxylase family protein, translating into MPRQQAIAPIAAFAATGDIGRLTTALEAGLDTGLTINECKEVLVQVYAYAGFPRSLNALSALMQVVQARQQRGLADTQGELPGPVPTGPELLALGTANQTQLVGAAVSGPLFEFAPAIDAYLKTHLFGDIFARDNLDWVSRELATVSMLAALEGVDSQLQSHLKISMNIGVSSAQLNALAQVLDTRVGAAAGTRAKAALAKTQ; encoded by the coding sequence TTGCCCCGACAGCAAGCCATCGCACCGATTGCCGCGTTTGCGGCGACCGGCGATATCGGCCGTTTGACCACCGCATTGGAGGCAGGCTTGGACACCGGGCTGACCATCAACGAATGCAAGGAAGTGCTGGTACAGGTCTACGCCTATGCCGGCTTTCCGCGCAGCCTCAATGCGCTGTCGGCACTGATGCAGGTGGTTCAAGCGCGGCAACAGCGCGGCCTTGCCGACACGCAGGGCGAGCTGCCGGGCCCGGTGCCGACCGGCCCGGAACTGCTTGCGTTGGGCACCGCCAATCAAACGCAGCTGGTGGGGGCGGCGGTGTCTGGGCCGCTGTTCGAGTTCGCACCGGCCATCGATGCCTATTTGAAGACGCATCTGTTCGGCGACATTTTCGCGCGCGACAACCTCGATTGGGTCAGCCGCGAGCTGGCAACGGTGAGCATGCTCGCAGCGCTGGAGGGGGTGGACTCGCAACTGCAGTCGCATCTGAAGATCAGCATGAACATCGGTGTGAGCAGCGCGCAGCTCAATGCGCTGGCGCAGGTGCTGGATACACGGGTAGGTGCGGCCGCCGGCACCCGTGCCAAGGCCGCCTTGGCCAAGACGCAGTGA
- a CDS encoding sorbosone dehydrogenase family protein produces MSRYTHVLAVSVLAAALAACGKAPELDQHGATPELPAPDRGVLPDMTIAEPTAWGDRKPTVPAGYRITAIATDLGIPRQTLVLPNGDILVAEGRGGSAPNLKPKDIIAGPIKAKGTSKAKSGNRLTLLRDADGDGTYEMKTVFADKLNAPYGLALIGNALYVANQDALLRFDYREGQTKASGAPSKVTDLPSAINHHWTKALTASADGRYLYVAIGSNSNITERGMVAEVDRAQVWQVDAATGAHKPYATGLRNPTALAIQPGTGALWAVVNERDEIGPNLVPDYLTSVREGGFYGWPYSYWGKNVDERVMPQDPQKVASAITPDYALGSHVAALGVAFSSPVMGAKFADGAFVGEHGSWNRDPPVGYKVVFVPFRDGRPAGQPIDFVSGFHGDDGKTRGRPVGVTVDPRGALIVADDLANIIWRVTPEAAATATAATPQ; encoded by the coding sequence ATGAGCCGCTACACACATGTGCTTGCAGTCTCCGTCCTTGCCGCAGCATTGGCCGCCTGCGGCAAGGCGCCCGAGCTCGATCAGCACGGCGCCACGCCGGAATTGCCGGCCCCGGATCGCGGGGTACTGCCCGACATGACGATCGCCGAGCCCACCGCATGGGGCGACCGCAAGCCGACCGTGCCGGCGGGGTATCGCATCACCGCCATCGCGACCGACCTCGGCATTCCGCGCCAGACGCTGGTGCTGCCGAATGGCGACATCCTGGTGGCCGAAGGCCGCGGCGGCTCTGCACCAAACCTCAAGCCCAAGGACATCATCGCAGGCCCGATCAAGGCCAAGGGCACGTCCAAGGCCAAGAGCGGCAATCGCCTCACCTTGTTGCGCGATGCCGACGGCGATGGCACCTATGAAATGAAGACGGTCTTTGCCGACAAGCTCAATGCGCCCTACGGGCTTGCGCTGATCGGCAACGCGCTGTATGTCGCCAATCAGGACGCGCTGCTGCGCTTCGACTATCGCGAGGGCCAGACCAAGGCCAGCGGCGCACCGAGCAAGGTGACCGATCTGCCATCGGCCATCAATCACCACTGGACCAAGGCGCTTACCGCCAGTGCGGATGGTCGCTACCTGTATGTGGCGATCGGCTCCAATAGCAACATCACCGAGCGCGGCATGGTCGCCGAGGTCGATCGTGCGCAGGTCTGGCAGGTGGACGCGGCAACCGGCGCGCACAAGCCATACGCCACCGGCCTGCGTAATCCCACTGCATTGGCCATCCAGCCCGGCACCGGTGCGTTATGGGCAGTGGTCAACGAGCGCGATGAAATCGGCCCGAACCTGGTGCCGGACTATCTGACCTCGGTCCGCGAAGGCGGCTTCTACGGCTGGCCTTACAGCTATTGGGGCAAAAACGTCGACGAACGGGTGATGCCGCAGGATCCGCAGAAAGTGGCCTCTGCAATCACACCCGACTACGCGCTGGGCTCGCATGTGGCCGCGCTGGGCGTGGCGTTCTCGTCGCCGGTGATGGGCGCGAAGTTTGCCGACGGCGCATTCGTCGGCGAGCACGGCAGCTGGAACCGCGACCCGCCAGTGGGCTACAAGGTGGTGTTCGTACCGTTCCGCGACGGTCGCCCGGCGGGTCAGCCGATCGACTTCGTCTCCGGTTTCCATGGCGATGACGGCAAGACGCGCGGCCGCCCGGTCGGTGTCACTGTCGATCCGCGCGGCGCGTTGATCGTAGCCGACGACCTGGCCAACATCATCTGGCGCGTGACGCCCGAAGCAGCCGCAACCGCAACCGCAGCTACGCCACAGTAA
- a CDS encoding thermonuclease family protein, producing the protein MLFRWVWGVVGVALVLPASAAELVGRAAVTDGDTITVAHKRIRLRGIDAPESAQQCNGADGVAWPCGRRSAAALDGYLMDKTVHCRQTDTDRYGRLVADCFVQGQSVNGWMVRNGWAVAYRQYATAFIADERIAQQQKRNLWQGTFKQPAEYRRNKRQQIAARASATVSAAVPGGCVIKGNISGKGSKIFHMPGQRDYARTSISTEKGERYFCSVQDALNAGWRPAAR; encoded by the coding sequence ATGTTGTTCAGATGGGTGTGGGGTGTTGTTGGTGTCGCGCTCGTTCTGCCTGCCAGCGCAGCAGAGCTTGTCGGTCGGGCCGCCGTCACCGACGGCGATACCATTACCGTGGCGCACAAGCGCATCCGGTTACGGGGAATCGATGCGCCGGAAAGCGCACAGCAGTGCAATGGCGCGGATGGCGTTGCGTGGCCTTGCGGTCGTCGTTCCGCGGCGGCGCTGGACGGTTACCTGATGGACAAGACCGTGCATTGTCGGCAAACCGATACCGACCGTTACGGGCGTCTGGTTGCCGACTGCTTTGTACAAGGGCAATCGGTCAACGGCTGGATGGTGCGCAACGGCTGGGCGGTGGCGTATCGCCAATACGCCACCGCGTTCATCGCCGATGAGCGCATCGCACAGCAGCAAAAACGCAATCTCTGGCAGGGAACCTTCAAGCAGCCTGCCGAGTACCGCCGCAACAAGCGCCAGCAGATTGCTGCGCGCGCGTCGGCAACTGTATCGGCAGCGGTGCCAGGTGGGTGCGTCATCAAGGGCAACATTTCGGGCAAGGGCAGCAAGATCTTTCACATGCCCGGTCAACGCGATTACGCGCGTACCAGCATCTCGACCGAGAAGGGCGAGCGCTATTTCTGTTCGGTGCAGGATGCGCTCAATGCCGGTTGGCGGCCTGCCGCCCGCTAG
- a CDS encoding Gfo/Idh/MocA family oxidoreductase encodes MPLLHVPEPDLFVPGQGEPSLRWGVLGPGAIATAFVRALRNNTQQRAVAVASRSGERANAFAKAWAIKRAYDSYQALVEDPNVDIVYVATPHSEHLEHGLLALRAGKHVLIEKPITTCADDARLLVQQARARGLFLMEAMWTRYLPHTSVIRKLLADGALGHVRQVFADLSQRGPSDPAHRQRRPDLGGGALLDLGVYAVQFSSMILSAPTAIAAVGELTDTGVDAFSTVVLSHRSQAQSTLISSIVARSSSMAYVAGTEGRIDLAGDFHNPSRLRIGSNDDAGTPVEWTDPTGIQGYDGLSWQANAAARYIGEGRRESPLHPLDEVVQIMTTLDLARAQLQAAAVSAAVA; translated from the coding sequence ATGCCACTGCTCCACGTTCCCGAGCCCGATCTGTTCGTGCCTGGCCAAGGCGAGCCATCCCTGCGCTGGGGCGTGCTGGGGCCGGGCGCGATTGCAACCGCCTTCGTGCGTGCGTTACGCAACAATACCCAGCAACGCGCGGTGGCAGTTGCTTCGCGTAGCGGGGAGCGTGCGAACGCGTTTGCGAAGGCATGGGCGATCAAGCGTGCGTACGACAGCTATCAGGCGTTGGTGGAAGACCCGAACGTCGATATCGTCTACGTCGCCACGCCGCATAGCGAGCATCTGGAGCACGGCCTGCTTGCGCTACGTGCGGGCAAGCATGTGCTGATCGAAAAGCCGATCACCACCTGCGCCGACGACGCGCGCCTGCTGGTACAGCAAGCGCGTGCACGCGGTCTGTTCCTGATGGAAGCGATGTGGACCCGCTACCTCCCGCACACCTCGGTGATCCGCAAATTGCTTGCCGACGGCGCGCTTGGCCATGTGCGCCAGGTGTTTGCCGACCTGAGCCAGCGTGGGCCCAGCGACCCCGCGCATCGGCAACGACGGCCCGACCTTGGCGGTGGCGCGCTGCTGGATCTGGGCGTCTACGCCGTGCAGTTTTCCTCGATGATCCTGTCCGCGCCCACCGCGATCGCTGCCGTCGGCGAACTCACCGACACCGGCGTGGATGCCTTTTCCACTGTCGTGCTGTCGCATCGCTCGCAGGCGCAGTCGACCTTGATCAGCTCCATCGTCGCGCGCAGCAGTTCGATGGCCTACGTCGCCGGCACCGAAGGGCGCATCGACCTGGCCGGGGACTTCCACAATCCGTCCAGGCTGCGGATCGGCAGCAACGATGACGCCGGTACGCCTGTCGAATGGACAGACCCGACCGGCATTCAGGGCTACGACGGGCTGTCATGGCAGGCCAACGCGGCCGCACGCTACATCGGAGAAGGCCGTCGCGAGTCGCCGCTGCATCCGCTCGACGAAGTGGTGCAGATCATGACAACGCTGGACCTGGCGCGCGCGCAGCTGCAGGCAGCGGCGGTCAGCGCCGCCGTGGCTTGA
- a CDS encoding YqaA family protein gives MSYLSLFALSLIAATLLPAQSEAALVALLLDGGSVVGLVAAASVGNVLGSLINWWIGRELVRFQGRRWFPVTPQALARAQAWYGSYGKWSLLLSWMPIIGDPLTLAAGVMREPLRVFLPLVVVAKTTRYGVLAWATLTLVR, from the coding sequence TTGAGCTATCTCTCGCTGTTCGCACTGTCGTTGATTGCCGCCACCCTGCTCCCTGCGCAGTCAGAGGCGGCATTGGTTGCGCTGCTGCTCGATGGCGGTTCGGTCGTGGGGCTTGTGGCCGCCGCGAGCGTGGGGAACGTGCTGGGCTCGCTGATCAATTGGTGGATCGGGCGCGAACTGGTGCGTTTTCAGGGGCGACGCTGGTTTCCGGTGACGCCTCAGGCCCTGGCACGCGCGCAAGCCTGGTATGGCAGTTACGGCAAATGGTCCCTGCTCTTGAGCTGGATGCCGATCATCGGCGACCCGCTGACGCTGGCGGCCGGGGTCATGCGTGAGCCGCTGCGTGTCTTCCTGCCGTTGGTGGTGGTCGCCAAGACCACACGTTACGGTGTGCTCGCGTGGGCAACGCTGACGCTTGTGCGGTAA
- a CDS encoding TetR family transcriptional regulator, whose protein sequence is MSGRTWQQDPHRKEHIEQATLQVVIDHGVAGTTFRKVAEQAQVPLGATTYYFGSMHELLIAAFTRFSQEVSKNFAAEIRAANNRDQACDAVVNIIFADSTASPRILLLSYELYAFARRHPEMTAIMEQWMARSRAALELHFSKPAASAIDALIEGMTIHRSVVRMTKKSVRNAVGQLALL, encoded by the coding sequence ATGAGCGGCAGGACCTGGCAGCAAGACCCACATCGAAAAGAACACATCGAGCAGGCCACCTTGCAGGTGGTCATCGACCATGGCGTGGCCGGGACGACCTTTCGCAAGGTTGCCGAACAAGCGCAGGTGCCGTTGGGCGCGACCACCTACTACTTCGGTTCCATGCACGAGCTGCTGATCGCGGCATTCACCCGCTTCTCGCAGGAGGTGTCGAAAAACTTCGCTGCCGAGATCCGCGCTGCGAACAACCGCGATCAGGCCTGCGATGCGGTGGTGAACATCATCTTTGCCGACAGCACCGCCTCGCCGCGGATCCTGCTGCTGAGCTACGAGCTGTACGCGTTTGCGCGCCGCCACCCGGAGATGACGGCGATCATGGAGCAATGGATGGCACGCAGTCGCGCGGCGCTGGAGCTGCATTTTTCCAAGCCCGCTGCCAGTGCCATCGATGCCTTGATCGAAGGGATGACGATCCATCGCTCGGTGGTGCGCATGACCAAGAAAAGCGTGCGCAATGCGGTGGGACAGCTGGCCTTGCTGTAA
- a CDS encoding DUF1349 domain-containing protein, giving the protein MATGAGAAPSSSWKPGQWLNEPKSHRSVDGNVLEVVTDKGTDFWRETHYGFTRDSGHFLGIAAPAAFTCQLRVRAKFEQLYDQAGLMIRVNERQWVKAGIELSDGRAMLSSVLTDGKSDWATGPYEADPSDFWIRATVDKGVLRLQASKDGNYWPLVRLCPFPVAARYLVGPMTCTPEREGLKVHFSDWMLGPVLDKDLHDLS; this is encoded by the coding sequence ATGGCAACCGGTGCCGGCGCGGCGCCATCAAGCAGCTGGAAGCCAGGACAATGGTTGAACGAGCCCAAATCGCACCGCAGTGTGGACGGCAATGTATTGGAGGTGGTGACCGACAAGGGTACCGACTTCTGGCGCGAGACCCATTACGGGTTCACCCGAGATAGTGGGCACTTTCTCGGCATCGCGGCGCCGGCAGCGTTTACCTGCCAGCTGCGCGTCCGCGCCAAATTCGAGCAACTCTACGATCAGGCCGGCCTGATGATCCGCGTCAATGAGCGCCAGTGGGTCAAGGCGGGCATCGAGCTCAGCGACGGCCGCGCGATGCTCAGCAGCGTTCTTACCGATGGCAAGTCGGATTGGGCGACAGGTCCTTACGAAGCCGATCCGTCGGACTTCTGGATCCGCGCCACCGTCGACAAGGGCGTACTGCGTTTGCAAGCGTCCAAGGACGGCAACTACTGGCCGCTGGTGCGGCTATGCCCATTCCCGGTCGCTGCTCGCTATCTGGTGGGGCCGATGACCTGCACGCCAGAACGCGAGGGCTTGAAGGTCCACTTCTCCGACTGGATGCTTGGCCCGGTGCTGGACAAGGACTTGCACGATCTGTCCTGA
- a CDS encoding MFS transporter yields MTSRVSHRAQQHATRAAFFIPGFAVSIWAPLVPFAKHQSALDEARLGLVLLCLGAGSLLAMPVAGVWASRAGCRRVMLATVAMMCVALPFLSAMQSAAALGAVLFLFGAAVGAMDCTMNMQAVAVERESGKVMMSGFHAFYSIGGLAGALLMTVLLSLGIAPPIASMIGMLSIVLVAALAAPHWRAEQGTQPGPLLAWPRGGVLLIGMLAFVVFLAEGTILDWSAVFLTQVRSVDTAVAGAGYVVFALTMTATRLFGDALVQRVGRVRSIMLGGLAACLGFLIAVLMPWWQLSLSGYALIGLGCANIAPALFSMAGQQRAMPEGLAITAMTTLGYAGVLAGPALIGFAAHGWGLTAALMLVAAAMLAVAIATRWLRSEYAE; encoded by the coding sequence ATGACTTCTCGTGTTTCCCACCGTGCGCAACAGCACGCAACCCGCGCCGCATTCTTCATTCCCGGATTCGCCGTGTCGATCTGGGCGCCGCTGGTTCCCTTCGCCAAGCACCAATCGGCATTGGACGAAGCGAGGCTTGGACTGGTCCTGCTGTGCCTGGGTGCCGGATCGCTGCTGGCGATGCCCGTCGCCGGGGTGTGGGCGTCACGCGCGGGCTGCAGGCGCGTGATGCTGGCCACTGTTGCCATGATGTGCGTAGCATTGCCGTTCTTGAGCGCAATGCAATCGGCAGCGGCATTGGGCGCGGTGTTGTTTCTGTTCGGCGCCGCGGTTGGCGCGATGGACTGCACGATGAACATGCAGGCAGTCGCGGTCGAGCGAGAGAGCGGCAAGGTGATGATGTCCGGCTTCCACGCCTTCTACAGCATCGGCGGCCTTGCCGGCGCCTTGCTGATGACGGTGCTGCTCAGCCTGGGCATCGCACCGCCGATCGCTTCGATGATCGGCATGCTCAGCATCGTGCTCGTCGCTGCGCTGGCTGCCCCGCATTGGAGAGCGGAGCAGGGCACTCAGCCAGGCCCGCTGCTGGCCTGGCCGCGGGGTGGCGTCTTGTTGATCGGCATGCTGGCGTTTGTCGTGTTTCTCGCCGAAGGCACCATCCTGGATTGGAGCGCGGTCTTCCTGACGCAGGTTCGCAGTGTCGATACCGCCGTGGCCGGCGCAGGCTATGTGGTCTTTGCATTGACCATGACTGCCACGCGGCTGTTTGGCGATGCATTGGTGCAGCGCGTGGGCCGCGTCCGATCCATCATGCTAGGTGGACTGGCTGCATGCCTGGGCTTTCTGATTGCAGTACTGATGCCCTGGTGGCAGCTCTCGCTATCGGGCTATGCACTGATCGGACTGGGATGCGCCAATATCGCGCCGGCATTGTTTTCGATGGCCGGTCAACAGCGTGCCATGCCCGAGGGCCTGGCGATCACCGCGATGACGACATTGGGTTACGCCGGCGTCCTGGCCGGCCCCGCCTTGATCGGCTTCGCCGCCCACGGTTGGGGGCTGACAGCCGCACTGATGCTCGTTGCCGCCGCCATGCTTGCGGTCGCGATTGCTACCCGCTGGTTGCGATCGGAGTACGCTGAGTAG
- a CDS encoding alginate export family protein, producing MSLRFTLPLVLLLCPCADAWAQASVDAIAATPLRPAIKSNRWQEDWSLLADPALRTHPFDRLKYVPLGDVGYASFGINLRERFESNRTPALGIGRESDSYLLHRLQAHLDVRVGEHLQLFTQLEDVRAVDKRRTGPADANRVDLRMAFLAYTAPLGTGQIRLRVGRQEFAFDLQRFVSLRDGPNVRQSFDAVWVNYETGPWRWIAFVSQPVQYADVHSFDDLSNRHLRLATVRVERHVLGSDELSLYYARYRQDDASFLDAAGNGRRDILDARFAGVHTGLDWDIEAMGQRGKVGNSRARAWALGLKAGYTLQDTLLMPRLGLQIDTASGDRHPGDGRLGTFNPLFPNGAYINLAGYTGYSNLLQVKPMLTLRPTTRLSVTAALGLLWRQSTADAVYVQPDIPLAGTAGTGTHWTGRYLQLRGDWELNAQLQTAIEAVHYQAGDTVRAAGGHDSNYVGCEMKFMW from the coding sequence ATGTCGTTACGCTTCACACTGCCCCTGGTGTTGCTGCTGTGCCCGTGCGCCGATGCATGGGCACAGGCTTCCGTCGATGCCATTGCCGCCACACCGCTGCGTCCTGCCATCAAGTCCAACCGCTGGCAGGAAGACTGGTCGCTACTTGCCGATCCGGCGCTGCGCACGCACCCGTTCGATCGCCTCAAATATGTGCCGCTTGGCGATGTGGGCTACGCTTCGTTCGGCATCAACCTGCGCGAACGCTTCGAAAGCAACCGCACGCCAGCGTTGGGGATCGGACGCGAGAGCGACAGCTATCTGTTGCACCGGCTGCAGGCGCACCTGGATGTGCGGGTCGGCGAGCACCTGCAGCTGTTCACCCAACTGGAAGACGTCCGCGCAGTGGACAAACGCCGCACCGGCCCGGCCGATGCCAACCGCGTCGACCTGCGCATGGCCTTCCTCGCCTACACCGCGCCGCTGGGCACTGGCCAGATCAGGCTGCGCGTGGGCCGGCAGGAGTTTGCCTTCGACCTGCAGCGATTCGTCTCGCTGCGCGATGGCCCGAATGTGCGCCAGTCCTTCGATGCGGTGTGGGTCAACTACGAGACCGGCCCATGGCGCTGGATTGCGTTTGTCAGCCAGCCGGTGCAGTACGCCGATGTCCATAGTTTCGACGATCTCTCCAACCGACATCTGCGCCTTGCTACCGTGCGCGTCGAACGCCACGTCCTGGGCAGCGACGAACTGTCGCTGTATTACGCGCGCTATCGGCAGGACGACGCCAGCTTTCTCGATGCCGCCGGCAACGGGCGACGCGACATCCTCGATGCCCGCTTCGCAGGTGTACACACCGGCCTGGACTGGGATATCGAAGCGATGGGGCAACGTGGAAAGGTCGGCAACAGCCGCGCGCGTGCCTGGGCGCTCGGCCTCAAGGCGGGCTACACCCTGCAGGACACTTTGCTGATGCCACGTCTGGGGCTGCAGATCGATACCGCTTCCGGCGATCGACATCCGGGCGATGGACGGCTTGGAACCTTCAACCCGCTGTTTCCGAACGGCGCGTACATCAACCTGGCGGGCTACACCGGCTACAGCAACCTGCTGCAGGTCAAACCGATGCTCACCCTGCGGCCCACTACGCGCCTGAGTGTCACTGCCGCGTTGGGCCTGTTATGGCGGCAGAGCACTGCCGACGCCGTTTATGTGCAGCCGGATATCCCGCTGGCCGGCACGGCAGGCACCGGCACTCACTGGACGGGCCGCTATCTGCAGCTGCGCGGTGACTGGGAGCTCAATGCACAGCTGCAGACCGCCATCGAAGCAGTCCATTACCAGGCGGGTGACACCGTGCGTGCCGCCGGTGGCCACGACAGCAACTACGTTGGCTGCGAGATGAAGTTCATGTGGTAG